The Amycolatopsis jiangsuensis nucleotide sequence CGAGACGAACGCGGCGGGATCGCCTCCGCCGAGCCGGTCGTGCCGGATCCGGTCCAGCACCATCCGGACCAGCGCCTGTACCCCGGTCAGGTAGACCGTGCCCGTTTCGCGCTGGTAGCGCTCGGCCAAGGTGAACGCGCTCATCCGGCCCTTCCTTTCCCTGCAGCTTCGGCCGGCGGGACTGCCACCGCCGGGACGTGACCCACCTCACCGGGCGGACTACCGATGCGCAACATACTCGTCCGGTCTTCCCAGGAAGACGCAAAAGATGATCCGTCCGACACGATCATGAGCACGTTTTTTGCGTACCATGCCGTCATGAGCGAGGACCAGCTCGACGCCACGGACCACGAGATCATCGCACTGCTGCGGGAGGACGCGCGGCGGACCTTCTCCGACATCGCCGCACGCGTGTCGCTGTCCACCGCCGCGGTGAAGCGCCGGGTCGACCGCCTCCGCCGGGACGGGGTGATCACCGGCTTCACCGTGCAGGTCGACCACGCGAAGCTCGGCTGGGGCATCGAGGCGTTCTGCCAGCTGCGCTTCTTCGGCAGCACGAAGGTGGACGAGATCGTGCGGACGACCACGAAGATCCCGGAAGCGCAGGCGGTGTTCACCATCGCGGGCGACCCGGACGCCGTGGTGTGGCTGCGCGGACGCGACATGGCGCACCTGCAGCGGACGATCGACGAACTGCGCCGCAGCCACAACATCACCAGCACCCGGACGTTGATCGTGCTCGACTCGTGGATCCGCGGCCAGGAGTGGCCCGGCCCCGCCTGACGACCCGGCCCGGCGGCGTTCGCCGTGCACCGGCGTGGGCAGCGCGGTGAAGGGGGCTTGCGACCGGAAGCGCCCTGGGCCTCCCGCTGGGCTGCCTCCGGCGGGAACCGGGTAAAGTTTCCTGTGGCCCGTTGAGACCGCAGCGGCTTCGTTTTTCGGAGAGCCGCGCGGCTGGTACCTCACCGTGCGCGCGCTCCACCATGAAAGAGGGGTGCGCTGCGGGTGATCGAGGAGCCGATCATGGCTGAGCGACTGGACGACCTCGCGGCGGCGATGCGCGACCTGACGCAGGCGCTCGAACAGGACGACCAGGAACACGTCGTGTTCAGCGCGATCTGCGCCGAAGCGGTGCGCGCCATCCCGGACGCCGACCTGGCCAGCATCACCGCCATCCACAAGGGCAGGGCGGAGACCGCGGCTTCCACCGACCCCCGCGCCGACCAGGTCGACGCTGCGCAGTACGCGATCGGGAACGGCCCGTGCCTGCGCGCGGCCACCACCGGTGAGGTGGTGCGGCTGTCGGTGCCGGCCGCAGAGGAAGCCTGGCCGGATTTCGTCGCCGCGGCCAAGAAGGTCGGCGTCGGCAGTTACCTGGCCGCGCCGCTGCGGGTGGACGACACGATCAGCGGCGCGCTGAACCTCTTCGGCTTCGGCGACAACGGTTTCCGCACGCTGGAAAGCCACCTGCTGACCGTCTACACCACGGTCGTCGAGTTCGGCCTGCGCACCACCCAGCGCTACCGCGAGGCCCGGGTGCGGGCCGACCAGCTCGACCTGGCGATGAGCTCCCGCAGTGTCATCGAACAGGCCAAGGGCATGCTGATGGCGATCCACCGCATCGACGCGGACGCCGCGATGCAGCGGCTGATCACCGAATCGCAGACCACCAACACCAAACTGCGCGAGGTCGCCCGCCGGTTCGTGGACACGGTCAGCGGACGGGGCTGAACCCGGCGCCGCCGCGCGGACAAGCCTGTCCGGACAGCTTCCCCGCAGTGGTCTGGACACCTCACTACGCGATGTGCTGTCATCGATCCGGCGAGTGTTTTCCAACGTTGTAAAACCGGCTCGAACTCCGGAACGGAGAGCGCCTTGCGGACAACGGCGGGAATTCTGAAGCGGATCGGCGTCCTCACCGCGGCAGTCTGCGTGGCGGTGCCCGGGCTGGCCGCGCCACCGGCGACCGCGTCCGTGCGGGCGCGGGCGGTCACCGTGGACGACGCGCGGTTCCAAGTGCTCTCCCCCACGCTGATACGGACCGAGTACGCGGCTGACGGGAAGTTCGCGGACCCGGTCACGTTCAACGCCGTCGGCCGCGGGTCCTTCGCCGAAACACCGTTCACCTCCACGGTTTCCGACGGAGTGCTGACCATTCGCACCAGTGCGCTGAGCCTGAGCTACCGGCTCGGTTCGGGCCCGTTCGGCGCCGGCAATTTGACGGTGCGCCAGACCGGCGGGCAGACGCCGGGCGCCGCCGCGCCGTGGCGGCACGTGAGCTGCGCGGTGGGCGAGCTGTGCGAGGCGGAAGACGTGACCCACGACGGCCCCGGCATCGCCACCGACCACGGCGGTTACACCGGAACCGGGTTCCTTGCCGGGTTCGAAGGCGACGGCGCCACCGTCTCCACCGACGCGGAAGCCCCCGCGGACGGCACGTACACCCTGTCGGCCCGCTACGCCAACGGCATCGGCGGCGACGACCAGCACGTCACCCGCACGCTGAGCGTCTCGGTCGACGGCGGGACGCCGCGGCAGCTGAGCCTGCCGACGACCGCCGACTGGGACACCTGGGCGGTCGCGTCGGTGGACGTCCCGCTCGGCGCCGGACACCACACGGTCGCGCTCACCCGCGCGGCGGGCGACTCAGGGCACGTCAACCTGGACAGTTTCGCGATGCTGGACCGGGGCGCGCAGTACCCGGCGGCGTCGGCCCGCGCGATCGGGGGCTGCGGATTCGGCACGAGCTGCGAGGCCGAGGACGGCCGGATGTCCGGCTCGGCGAAGCTCGCCACCGACCACACCGGGTACTCCGGCAGCGGTTTCACCGCCGAGCTGAAGCAGGGCGCGGGTCTCGGGCACCGGATCGAGAACGTGCCCGCCGACGGCGCTTACGCACTGCATGTCCGTTACGCCAACGGAACCGGCGGCGACGGCCGGCACGAGACGCGCACCGTGCAGGTCACCGCGGGCGGCGTCACCCGTGCGCTGCAGCTGCCGCCGACCGCGGACTGGAACACCTGGAGCAGCGCCTCGATTCCGGTCGAGCTCAAGGCAGGCACCGACGAAGTCGGCTTCGGCTGCCCGGACGAGGTCAGCTGCCACGTCAACGCCGACACGGTTTCGGTCACCGCGCCGGACGCGGCGGCCCCGCAGCCGCACTTCGCGCTCGGGCAGTACCGGCGTGGCCTCGACGGCGTCGACGGGGACAAGGGCGCGCCGCCGACGTCCGAAGGGTTGCTGCACCAGGACGGGTGGTACCTGCTCGACGACACCGCGTCGGCGTTCTACGACGAGCACAGCGGCAAGGTGACCCAGCGCCCGGCACACGGCGGAAAGCCTTACCAGGACGGATATTTCTTCGGCTTCGGGCACGACTACCGGGGCGGCCTGCAAGCACTGGCGCAGCTGACCGGCCCACCGGAGCTGCTGCCGCGGTGGGCTTACGGCGTGTGGTACTCGGAGTACATCGACCGCACCGAAGCCGACTACCGCGACACCATCCTGCCCCGGTTCCGTTCCGAGGGCGTGCCGCTGGACGTGCTCGTGGTCGACACCGACTTCAAGTCCCCGGCAACCTGGAACGGCTGGGAGATGCACCGGGCGAAGTTCCCCGACCCGGCGGAGTTCTTCTCCTGGGCGCACGGCGAAGGCCTGCACACGACACTGAACGTGCACCCGAGCATCCAGGAGTCCGATCCCCAGTACGCGAAGGCCAGCGCGACCGCGAAGGGCAAGCTGGCCACCGGCTGCGGCGACGGCTGCCACGTGTTCGACTGGGGTGATCCGAACCAGCTGAAGGCCTACCAGGACCTGCACGCCGACCTCGACAAGGCGGGCAACGACTTCTGGTGGCTCGACTGGTGTTGCGACGCGTCACAGTCCACTTTGGCCGGAGTCACCCCGGACGCGTGGATCAACCGGCAGTACGCCGGGAACACGCCCGGACGCGGGTTCGTGCTTTCGCGGGCCTACGGTTCGCTCCAGTCGGGCGGGTACGGCAGCCCGACCGCTGTGCCTACCGGCCCGTGGGCGGACAAGCGCACCACCGTGCACTTCACCGGGGACACACTGTCCACATGGGGCACGCTGGCCACCGAAGTCGGGGCGACGCCGAACGAATCGGCCGCCACCGGGATGTCCGCGGTCAGTCACGACATCGGTGGACATGTCGACACCACGGGCCTGCCCGGCAGTGAGACCTATGTCGACAACGGACAGCAGAAGCGCACCGTGAAGCTCC carries:
- a CDS encoding Lrp/AsnC family transcriptional regulator, whose protein sequence is MSEDQLDATDHEIIALLREDARRTFSDIAARVSLSTAAVKRRVDRLRRDGVITGFTVQVDHAKLGWGIEAFCQLRFFGSTKVDEIVRTTTKIPEAQAVFTIAGDPDAVVWLRGRDMAHLQRTIDELRRSHNITSTRTLIVLDSWIRGQEWPGPA
- a CDS encoding GAF and ANTAR domain-containing protein — encoded protein: MAERLDDLAAAMRDLTQALEQDDQEHVVFSAICAEAVRAIPDADLASITAIHKGRAETAASTDPRADQVDAAQYAIGNGPCLRAATTGEVVRLSVPAAEEAWPDFVAAAKKVGVGSYLAAPLRVDDTISGALNLFGFGDNGFRTLESHLLTVYTTVVEFGLRTTQRYREARVRADQLDLAMSSRSVIEQAKGMLMAIHRIDADAAMQRLITESQTTNTKLREVARRFVDTVSGRG
- a CDS encoding TIM-barrel domain-containing protein — its product is MRTTAGILKRIGVLTAAVCVAVPGLAAPPATASVRARAVTVDDARFQVLSPTLIRTEYAADGKFADPVTFNAVGRGSFAETPFTSTVSDGVLTIRTSALSLSYRLGSGPFGAGNLTVRQTGGQTPGAAAPWRHVSCAVGELCEAEDVTHDGPGIATDHGGYTGTGFLAGFEGDGATVSTDAEAPADGTYTLSARYANGIGGDDQHVTRTLSVSVDGGTPRQLSLPTTADWDTWAVASVDVPLGAGHHTVALTRAAGDSGHVNLDSFAMLDRGAQYPAASARAIGGCGFGTSCEAEDGRMSGSAKLATDHTGYSGSGFTAELKQGAGLGHRIENVPADGAYALHVRYANGTGGDGRHETRTVQVTAGGVTRALQLPPTADWNTWSSASIPVELKAGTDEVGFGCPDEVSCHVNADTVSVTAPDAAAPQPHFALGQYRRGLDGVDGDKGAPPTSEGLLHQDGWYLLDDTASAFYDEHSGKVTQRPAHGGKPYQDGYFFGFGHDYRGGLQALAQLTGPPELLPRWAYGVWYSEYIDRTEADYRDTILPRFRSEGVPLDVLVVDTDFKSPATWNGWEMHRAKFPDPAEFFSWAHGEGLHTTLNVHPSIQESDPQYAKASATAKGKLATGCGDGCHVFDWGDPNQLKAYQDLHADLDKAGNDFWWLDWCCDASQSTLAGVTPDAWINRQYAGNTPGRGFVLSRAYGSLQSGGYGSPTAVPTGPWADKRTTVHFTGDTLSTWGTLATEVGATPNESAATGMSAVSHDIGGHVDTTGLPGSETYVDNGQQKRTVKLPDDLYARWVQFGTFQPIDRLHSNHGDRLPWQYGPEADASAARFLNLRENLVPYTYSLAQEAATTGMPVVRPTYLQYPDEPAAYPAASKEYFYGPDVLVAPVTTPGTQAETSVWFPPGQWTDYFTGRTYQGGTTQTVSTDLGTMPVFLRAGGVLVTHTGNVEHDQTADQLTVTASAGAPGAFSLYEDDGAHANRSATTKIGYAEQGGKHTLTVAPAAGTYPGQPAKRGWTVELTGLTSAPANVTVNGRAATGSWDSTRHVFTVPVADQPIGQTLTVRAW